The Streptomyces sp. A2-16 sequence TGACGAGGTCGAGGTCCTCCTCGGCTGACCGGTTGTCGGTGCGGGCCTGCGTCTCGTGGGCAGGTGCGTGAGTCATGATGATTCCTCCAGGGTTGATTGGATTCACATGAATCGTGCTCGGTTGGCACGGCTGTGTTCGGCCGATGAGAGCCGAAGGGAGATGCGCTGAAACGCATCTGGCAATGGCAAGTCGGGTGTCGTCTGCTTCAGCCGCTCGCGTGAGGAAGGTGCACTGTCGGGGTTTCGACGGGCGACGAGGTCGCGCGAGAACGGCCCGGATCTCGCCGTTGAAGCATCCGCTGCCGCCCCAAGTCCACGACGTGCTGAGGGCGTTGTCGACGTTCCCGCCGGGTTGCGGTAGTTGCAGCAGGCTCACATGCTGTCTCGTTCAGATGGGAGTCCATGCGCCTTTGAACAGCATGCGCCCGTACGCCGGTCAGACCCCGGCTCCTTCGCCTGCGCGCTGAAGTCGCTGTGGGCGAACCCAGTCGCAGCGGCGGACGGCCCCGCCGTGGGCGCGAGGGTGCTCATTCCCAAGGCCACGGTCGTGATCAATGCGTCTCTCGCCGCGTTGTGCGTGGCTGTCAACCCAACACCTCCACCAAGTGCTCCACCGCAAGTGCTTCAACGGTTGATCAATCCGCTGTCCACAACATCGTTCGTGCGCAGGCACGTCCGCCGCCATGTTTTCGATGCTCGTCGAAATGATGGTTGCCTTGAGGCCGTCGACGGCGCTGACGCTCACGGCAGGCGGGTGCTCGCACGGTCACGGCTGCCAAGGGCCAGTTGTCCACCACCAACGGCGTCACATCCATGGATGTGCGGCCGTGCCGAAAGGGCTGCTGTCGGACGGGCGCTCCATGTCATGCTCCCTGGCCGTCCGTGTCGCGCGCGGGTGACAATCGCCTGCATGACCGAGTCTTCCGGTGGCCCGTCCACCTTTCGCGACCTGTCCGCCCTTGTCGCTTTCCCCCGCGTCAACTCCCTTGCCTTGTCCGTCGATGGCACTCGTCTAGTCGCCGCCGTGCAGTCGCTGTCCGGGGACGGGACACGGTTCGTGTCCGGGCTGTGGGAGATCGATCCGACCGGGGAGCGCGACGCGCTGCGGCTGACCCGGTCCGACAAGGGTGAGTCGGGGCCGGTGTTCGGTCCGGACGGGACGCTGTACTTCCTGTCCGGGCGCCCCGCCGCGGACGGCGACGATGACGAGGGCGCCGCGCTGTGGGCGCTGCCGCCGCGCGGGGAGGCCGTCGTCGTGGCCCGGCACCCGGGCGGGATCGCCGCGGTCACCGTCGCCCGGGACTCCGGCGCCGTGTGCCACACCGCGGGGCTGCTGCCGGGAGCCGCCGACGCCGAGGCGCACGGCAAGCTGCGCGCGGCGCGAAAGGACGCGAAGGTCACCGCGATCCTGTACGAGTCCGGGCCGACCCGCGCCTGGGACCACGACCTCGGGCCGGCGGAGCCGCACACCTTCGTCCGTGCCGGCGCTGATGCGGAGCCGGTCGTCGTCGGCGGGCAGGGCATCGGTCTGGAGGATCCGGGGGACGCGGCGTTGTCGCCGGACGGGACACGGGTCGCGTACCGCCGGTTCATGCCCGGCCGGGTCCCGGACGAGCATCGCACCGCCGTGGTGGTGGCCGACGCGGTCAGCGGCGAGGAGATCCACGACGTCGGCGATCTGGAACACCTCTACGAGGCGCCGCGGTTCACTCACGACGGCTCGGCCGTCGTGTGCTGCCGGATGCGCTACCCGACGTACGACGACCCCTGGGAAGCGACGCTCGTCCGGATCGATCTGACCGACGGCTCGGTGCAGGACCTGCTGCCCGGGTTCGACAACTGGCCTGGTGGCGTGGCCTGTTCACCGGTGGACGACACGCTCTTCTTCACGGCCGACGAGCAGGGGCACGCGCCTGTCTTCCGGCGCGATCCGGACGGTGGCGTCACACGCCTGACCGCCTCGGGTGCGTACGGCTCGCTGACCGTGGCCCCTGACGGGCGGACGCTGTACGCCCTGCGCCACGCGGTCGACGCGCCGCCGACGCCCGTCCGGATCGACGCCGGCGCCGTCGACCAGACTCCGGCCGTGCTGCCGGCCCCGGGTGGCGTTGGGGAACTGCCCGGCACACTCACCGAGGTGCACGCGGAGGCGGACGACGGGTTCGTGCTGCGCGGCTGGCTCGTACTGCCCGAGGGCGCGTCCGCCGAGCGGCCCGCTCCGCTGCTCGTCGCCGTCCACGGCGGACCGCAGTCCAGCTGGAACGGCTGGACCTGGCGGTGGAACCCGTGGCCGTTCGCCGCGCGCGGCTATGCGGTGCTGCTGCCGGATCCGGCCCTGTCGACCGGCTACGGGCAGATCAATCACCGGCGAGGCTGGGGGCAGTGGGGCGGGCGCCCCTACACGGATGTGATCGCGCTGACCGACGCGACCGAGGCCCGGGACGACATCGATGCCTCACGTACGGCGCTCGCCGGCGGTTCGTACGGCGGCTATATGGCGAACCGGGTCGCCACCAGCACGGACCGGTTCAAGGCGATCATCAGCCATGCAGGTCTGTGGGACCTGCGGATGTTCCAGGGCGACACCGACGTGCCCTGGTACTTCCAGCGGATCTTCGGCGACCCGCTGACCCGCCCCGAGCGGTACGAGGCCGACTCACCGCACCTGGACGTCGCGAAGATCCGCACCCCGATGCTGGTCATCCACGGCTCCAAGGACTACCGCGTGCCCGTCGGGCAGGGCGCGGCGCTCTTCCAGGAACTGCAGCGGCACGAAGTCCCCGCGAAGTACCTCTACTTCCCGGACGAGAACCACTGGATCCTGAAGCCGAACCACACGCGTGTGTGGTACGAGACGTTCCTCAACTTCCTGGACCACCACGTCCTGGGCACCGAATGGCAGCAGCCCGGCCTGCTGTGAACCGGCCGAGTCCCGGCAGCCGCCTGTTCAACCGAATCGGGTCCCCATGAGGGACCGGCATGCCGGACTTACGACGATCCGAAGGGGGGGGGCGGCGCACGAGCGCCCAACCGAGCCAGTGGACGAGGAAGACACCGGCCACCGGGTGACTGCGGGTTTGTTCGGCGTCGGCCTCCAGCACGTGCGCGGTTCCGTGCTGGAGGCCGCCTCCTGCCACCCCAGTCATGCACTGCCTGTCAGGCGGCCGGCCCGCTGCGAGCCGTCGAACGCCTCGGCCAGCGGGTCGAGCACCCCGTCACGGTCGGCGAGAAGGTCCAGGCCGTCGCCGGCCTCAGCGTGATGGCAATCAGGGCTGAAAGTCATGGCCCGGGCGTCCTCACAATTGGTCGCCGACGACGGGGCGCATCAGCAGCAGATCCTCGCCCCAGGCATCGAGTGTGGGTCCGTGGCCAGCTTCTCGTGCCGTGCTTTCGACCCGAACGAACAGCTGGCGCTGCAGGCTTGGGTCTCCTGTCTCCATGATCCGCCCGATTCGGTCGAGCAATGCTCCCGTTTCGCACTTCGGCAGGGGGAACCTCTCCAGTTCCCACTCCAGGTACTTGTTGTACGGGCGCGGACGGCGGTCGAGTGCGAACAGGAACTCCAGCAGGGCGCGGATACTGTCGGCCGCGTCGAGACGGGCGGCGAGCAGGTGGCCGTCGCGGGCGTTCTTGATGGATCGATAGAGGGAGTTGGCGTAGGCGTCCAGCCAGTCGGCCGCTCCTCGGAACGCCTCGTCGGCGCCGAGCCGCCCCTTGCGGGCGACGATGTCTGTGATCTCGCCGTCGAGCCGGTCAAGGAGAACACGGGCTCGGGCGAGGGCGTAACGCTCGTAGCCTCCGAGGTGGCGGAAGGCGTCGACTGTGGTGACGACGAGGTCGAGCTCCGCGGAGCGGTAGCCGTCAAGACTCGCGAGGTCTGCGTCTGCGCTTCCGCCGAGGATCACGTAGACATCGTGGTCGGAGTGCTCGGTGGCCATGCCGACATGGGCATGGGAGCCCTTCAGCACGAGCCCGACGACGCGGGTGTCGGCAGTGGCACGGGCGAGGAACGTCTCATAGGTGAGGCGGGACTTGGGGGTCATGTGGTGTTCTCCAGTGAGGGCGCAGGGCTGAACATGCCGGATCGCTCTCCGTCACGCCGACGGGGTATGGCCGCACCGTCCGCGGCGGCTGCAACACCGCCGCACTGAAGATCAACGCACGTCGTCACGTTATCTGGCCGCGTAACGTTGCCGCAGCCGATTTGTTGCTGGGGATCAGCAGATCGCAGTCCTGTGAGGGACGTCCTGCACCCCTGCTGCTGCCCCAGCTCGTTGGCCCGACGCAAGCTACAGCGCCAGCCTTCGGTTGCAAGTTGTTGCAGGACTTCCCGGTCCAGCGCAGGCCGCAGTTGTTGCCGTCGGCCAGCCGCAGCGCGACGTGCCCTCACTCGGCATCACCGCCGAGGACGGGGCTCCTGGCTGTCCTCATCCGCCATCGCGCGCCCGCCCGTCCTACAGCCAGCCCCGTTCGTCGGCCACCCGCAGTGCCTCCATGCGATTGCGCGTGCCTGTCTTCGCGATCACCGCCGAGAGGTAGTTGCGCACGGTCCCCTCGGAGAGGAACAGTGCCGCGGCGATGTCCGCCACGGACCCGCCGCCGCGGACTGCGTCGAGGACGTCCCGTTCCCGTGCGGTGAACGGCGAGTCGCCGGCCGTCAGGGTGGCTGCGGCGAGTTCGGGATCGACGACGCGTTCGCCTCGTACCACCCGGCGGATCGCGTCGGCGAGCGCCTCCGGCGGTGCGTCCTTGACCACGAAGCCGACGGCCCCGGAGGCCATGGCCCGGCGCAGATACCCGGGCCGGCCGAAGGTGGTGAGGATGACGACGCGGCACGCGGGCAACTGTGCCGTCAGCTGTGCTGCCGCGGCGATCCCGTCGAGGCCCGGCATCTCGACGTCGAGGAGTGCGACGTCGGGCCGGTGTGCGCGCGCCGCATCGAGGACCTTGTCGCCGCGGTCGACGGCGGCGACGACTTCGAAGTCGTCCTCGATGTCGAGCAGCGCGGACAGTGCCCCGCGGATCAGGTCCTGGTCGTCGGCGAGCAGCAGCCGGATCGTCTGGGTCGTCATGAGGCGTTCTCCCCGGCGTTGTCGTGATCCCGCTCGGGCAGCGTCACCCGCAGGCACCAGCCCCGCGGCCGCGCGGGCCCCGCGTCCACTGTGCCGCCGACCGCGGTGACCCGCTCGCGCAGCCCGTTCAGCCCATTGCCCGGGGCGGCGGCTCCGCCCAGGCCGTCGTCGCGGATCTCCACGCAGGCCCGCGACAGTTCGACGCTGCAGCGGCTCGCCCGCGCGTGCCGGACGACGTTGGTCAGGCCCTCCCGTACGGCCCAGCCGAGCAGTTCCTGGTGCTCCGGGGCGACGGTCTCCGTTGACGGCGGCAGGTCTGCCGTGACTCCGGCGGCGCGCAACAGCTCACGTCCGCGGGCCAGTTCACCGGTGAGTGTCACCTCGCGGTAGCCGGACACCGCGGCGCGTACGTCCGCGAGGACCTGCCGGGACAGCTGCTCGACCTCGGTGATCTCGTCGACGGCACGCTCCGCCCCGGCTGCCGCCAGCTTGCGGGCAAGGCCGCTCTTGACGGTGATGACGGTGAGCGAGTGCCCGAGCAGGTCGTGCAGGTCGCGGGCGATACGGTCGCGTTCGGCCTGCTGGGCGAGCCGGGCGACTTCGGCACGCGTCTCGAGCAGGGCTCGGTTCGATCGGGTGATCTCCCCGAAGGCGTACACGGTCAGGGCAGTGAACACGAGCGCCACGGCTTCCAGCCAGCCGGGCCCACTGTGCCAGGGCCGCACCGCCCACGGCACGGTGATCGCGCCGGCGGTCCCGACCGCGATGATCACCGCGGCGTACTGGCGCCAGTTGAGCACGGCAAAGGAAACGACCACCGCGCACAGGAAGAAGGCGAACTCCCGGGCGAACGGCAGCGCGGCGAGAAAGAGCGCGGTCAGTGCCGCGAGGGACAGCTGGACGCTGCGCCGCGCACCGGATCCGAAGGCGATCGCCGCCAGCACGTAGCAGACGGAGAATGCGGCCACCACACCGTATCCGGCGACCGCCACCGCGCCGCTCGTGTACTGGGCGACACCGACCGCGGTGGCCGCGGGGTAGGCGAGCATGCCGGCGGCGAGCCCCATTCGGCGCCAGCCCTGTGACCAGCGCTGCGGATCGCGGTTCGTCGCCGCCGCGGCGTACGAGTCCATGGCGGGCACGCTAACACCGCTGCCGACCTGGGACGGTGTCACGAGTTCCGGAACAGGGCGCGTACGTCACGGCCGTTGACGACGATCAGGACGGCGAGCAGCAGCAGACCGCACACGAATTGCTCGACACGCAGCCAGACAGGGAACACCCCGGGCAACACCGTGATGACGGCGATGGCCACGGTCATCACGGCGGTGACGATGCGCAGCCGCCGGAAGGCGCCGCGCGAACCCCGGGCAGCGCGGGCCGCGAAGAGATACGTGAGCATCGCACTCGCGGCGACGATCACGGTGCGGGTCCACACTGCGTCGTCGACGACGGACGCGTCGTGGCGCAGCAGGACGACGCCGACGAGGGTCGCGGTGCTGAGGGCCAGATACCAGCCGATGAGGCGTTTGGCCGGACGGAGAGCCTGGTGGGTCGAGCTCGTGGTTGTTGTCATACGGCGATGGTCGTTCCGGCATCCGGCTGCCCGGCAGTGAGCTGGTCCACGATTCGCCCATGACATTTGTCAGGGATGCACGGGCCGTCCCCGTCGCCACGGACAGAGAGCTCCAGGAGTTGGTTACTGATCTCTTCGGGTTGTTGTCGGGTGCTGATCCCTGCGGTAGGCCGGTGGTATGCGGTACGCGCAGGGCGGCGGGCCGGCCGCCGAGCGACGACAGTTTCGTGAGCGGATCCGGTATGAGGCGGGCGGGCGGTTCGCCCGCGGCGAGCGGACCGCGGTGATCGCGAGGGATCCACCGTGGCCGACGGCCAATCCGCACGTCATGGTCACCCAAGGAACGAAGGCCGCGCGGAGTTCAGCCTCAACTGCCTTCCTCTCCCGTGTCCTTGACGACTACGGATCCTCATCCCGAGCGATCCGCAGCATCCGCCTCCTCGACCTGGTGAACACCGTGGACCCCAAGCTTGTCGCCGCGGCCTTCGGCATGGACCCGCAGGCCACCCTGATCTACCTCACCGAGCACGTCGACCCTGGACGGGAAACCAGCCTGTCCCGAGCTCATCGCTCGTGATCTACTGTCAATCATGCCGTTGTTGATGCTGGACCTCGACAACACCCTGGTCGACCGCGACGCGGCCTTCCGTGACGCCGTCACCGCATTCCTCACTGAGCATCGCCTGCCCGATACGGACCTGACGTGGGTGATGGCTGCCGATGCCAGCGGCTATACCGCCCGCCCAGAGGTCGCCGCGGCCATGACCGACCGCTACGGGGGCAACGTGCCTGCCACGGCCATCCATGACCTGCTTGACCGTGGCGCCGCCGATCGCGTTGTGTTGACGGATTCCTCCCGCGAAGCCCTGGACAAGGCTCAGGCAGGCGGTTGGACCTGCGTGATCGTCACCAACGGCCGCACGGCCCAGCAGGAAGCGAAGATCCGCCGCACCGGACTCGACCAGCTCGTCCAGGGCTGGGTGATCTCCGAGGAGGTCGGCCGCAAGAAGCCCGAACCGGAGATCTTCCACGCTGCCGCGGACACCGTCGGAGTGCCCCTCACCGGCGCATGGGTCATCGGCGATTCCCCGCACGCCGACATCGCTGGCGCCAACGCGCTCGGGCTTCGAAGCATCTGGGTGTCGAACGGGCAGCCGTGGGCCCAGGACTCCAACCAGCCCACCCATGTCGCCGAGGACGTCGCCACCGCGATCGACTACGTCAACAGCGCGGCGAGATAAGGCACGACTCACCCTCTTCGCCGTCTCCACCAGATGGAACCCGTGAAATTTTGTCGCTACCTCACACAGGTTCGCCGGAACGAAGCAGGCTGAACCTTGGCCGCCTCCTGAAGGGCACGATCACCTGGTTCTGATGACTCATCCACAAGTCTTGGCGATAGCTCCGCTGGGCAGGCAACGACTTCGATCTCGACTTCGCTGGCCGCCTGTTGGCCGCAGCCCGGGCCGGGTGGGGCCCGGGCCGAACTTCGCGCATGATCAAGATCGGGCTGGAGCTGGACGCGGGTGCCCAGCACGCGCCGAGCTTGTTGGCCGCGCCCAGGTCGTGGTCGCCGCTCGCCCGGTCGGCGCCGAGTCCGGCGACGGCGGGAGAGGCGGGCGGAGATGCAGCGGGGTTGGCAGTGATGGCTGCCGTTTCTAGGCTCGGCAGCCATGACCGTTCTGATCGCCGTGTGGGGAGCATCTCCCGGAGTGGGCAAGTCGACGTTGTGTGCCGGCTTGTCTCGGTGGCTGACCGATGCAGGACTGCGGGTGGACCACTTCCGCGAGGAAGAGATCTTGACCAGGCCGCAGTTCGCCGCGGTGGCTGAGGCTTTCAAGACGACCGGCACCGTCGGCCTGAGGACGTTGATCACGGCATCTGCCGAGTTCGTTGACTCGGTTCTGGCCAGCGGCGACGACGTGGTGATCGCGGACGCTCTGGTGCCGTTCGTGCCGACGCTGCTGGCCATGGGGTATGGCGAAGAGACAATCGACGCGTTCATGACCGACCTCACGGAGGTGCTCGCACCAGTCCGCCCGGTCATGGTGATTCCTCTCACCCCTGGCCCTGACGACCAGCACTTGCCTCTGACGCCAGCGTCAGGTTCTAGCGTTCCGGCCATGGATATCAGCAACTCCGTCGCCCTTGTCACCGGAGCCAACCGCGGCCTGGGCCGCGCCTTCGCCCAGCGCCTGCTCGAACGGGGCGCCCGCACGGTCTACGCTACGGCCCGCCGACCGGAGACCGTGGACCTGCCCGGAGTCGAGGTGCTGCCCCTCGACATCACCGATCCCGCATCCGTGAGGGCCGCCGCCGAGGCCGCCCCGGACGTCTCGCTGCTCATCAACAACGCGGGAATCAGTACGGGGACCGACCTGGTGACTGGTTCGCTGGACGCGGTGCGGCACGAGCTGGAGACCAACATGTTCGGCCACCTGGGAATGATCCGGGAGTTCGCGCCGGCGCTCGCCAGGAACGGCGGGGGCGCGATCGTCAACGTCCTCTCCGCCATGTCGTGGTTCGGGGGCAAGGGCGCCAATGCCTACCACCTGACCAAGGCCGCCGCTTGGGCCATGACCAACGGCGTCCGCCTGGAGCTCGCCGAGCAGGGCACGCTCGTCACAGCGGTACACCTGGGCCTGGCCGACACCGACATGGCGGCGGGCTGGCCCGTGGACAAGATCGCTCCGTCGGACCTGGCCGACGCGGCGCTCGACGGTGTTGAGGCGGGCTCCGCCGAGGTCCTCGCCGACCAGTGGAGTCGGGACGTCAAGTCCCGTCTGCCGCTGACGCCGGAAGAGTTCAACGCTGCAATGGACCGCGCCCTGGCGGCGCTGTTGGCAGTCTGAGGGGCCCCTCGGGCCGCACGGACTTCGGTCGGCTGCTTCTCCATCGGCCTCAGCACCGATGCCAGCCAAGGGCTGCTCACCACGTCCCGGGGATCTCGTCTGGATCCCCGGGAAGCACGTCCGCTTGATGGCGTGTGGTCAGGGCGCGTCGATGAGAATCCGTTCGTCAGCGGGCGCAAACGCGGCGATTCCGCTTGCGTAGGCGGACTGTACGCGGGAGCGCTCGGTGGCGTTCGGTGTGGCGTTGGTGCAGGCCGTTCCGGCACTCGAGCCTGACATCAGCTGTGAGCAGGGGCCGGGCTTGGTGTCCGGCAGGCCGAGGCTGTGCCCCAGCTCGTGAGCGGCGATCCGGGTCTTGTTGTAGCCCTGGTCCACGGCCTGACTGCCGAGCTCGACGCGGACCTGGCGGCCGGGACGTACGGGACCGAGCGTGGCCTGCGGCCAGCCTGTGGTGGCGACGATCACGATCTCGGCCGCGGTTCCTGGCGTCGCTTCCACCAGATGGACGTTGCTCACGTTGGCGTTCCACGAGGCGACTCCGGCCGCGATCGCGGCCTCCCAGCCTGTGGCGCGGCTGTCGTCGTAGCGAAGGGTCACCGCTGCGGCCTGCGCGGCGGACGATTCGCCCGCGGGAGCGGCGGTTGCGGCGCCCGCCATGGCGAGGACGAGCGCTGTGGCGGAAGTGCCTGCCTTGAGCCAAGTGCCGAGAGGCATTGGTGCTCCTTCATCCGTGGGGGGAATCCGGCCCGGGCGGGCCGGGGATGCGAAGGAGCGGCATGGGTTGTCCGGTGGGGGCTGGACGCACCGTCGACCGCCCCTGCGGGGCGTTGCGATGGTATGCCCTGCAATCCCTGTCCGTCATGTACCTGCCATGGGTGAATATCCGTCAGAATCCAGTCTGCAGCGAGAGTTGTCCGGCCGGTCTCCGAACGCCACCGGTGGTGCCTGCGTGACCGTCCGTCAGGGCTGCGGCGTACGCCGCCCGACTTGCCGGGCCGCTCTCACCATCTGGCCGCGGCCCGCACCCGCCGCATCATCCCCACGCGCGGGGTCGTGCTCCTCGTGGCTGCTCTCCAGGCAGAGGTTGGCGTGTGCGCCGTCGCCGGCACCGGGCACCAACAGCCCATCGGTCTCCCGCTCACGGACAAACGTGTTGAGCGCCGCGCAGGAAAAGCCCTGATGCGGCCACCCAGTCGGCCGCCCGCCGGAACGCCGCACCGTCCCGGCGCGCCGAGCTCATCCCGCGAGCCCCAGTTTCTCCACGAGGCCAGGCGGGTACCCGGCTGCCTCGGAACAGACGCCGAGCCGTTGCGGGCACAGCCGTGCGACGCGGTCCTGGACCGCGGGGAAGGAGCACCGTGTCGGCAGGAAACATCGGCCCGGTCCTGGTGGCCGACTCTGGCTCGTCCAGCCTGAGGCTGACCGTGTTCGGTGACGACGGGCAGGTCCTGGCCGAACATCACAGCGCCTCCGCACCCGGCGAAGAGGTGTCCGGCCTTCTGCGACAGCTGCTGGCCCGAGCGCCATCGCCCACTGCCGTGGGTCACCGCATCGTCCACGGCGGATCCGGACTGCGGAGCCACGTCCTGGTCGACGACGAGGTCCGGGCCGCTCTCGGTAATGTGGCCGACCTGGCACCGCTGCACGTCCGGCCGGCCCTCACTGTCCTGGACACCGCCCGGAAGCTGCTACCCGACGTCCCGCACGCAGCCTGCTTCGACACCGTCTTCCACGCCGGCCTGCCCGCCGCCGCCCGCGAGTATGCGGTGCCCGCCACCTGGCGTGAGGAGTACGGGATGCGCCGCTACGGCTTCCACGGGCTGTCCTACGCCTGGGCACTCGGCCGGGCGGCAGAGCTGCTCGGTCAGCGCCCCCAGCAGCTCCACGTGGTGATCGCCCACCTCGGCGGCGGCTGCTCCGCCTGTGCGGTGCGCAACGGGACCAGCGTCGACACCACCATGGGCTTCACACCGCTGGAGGGGTTGGTGATGAGCCACCGCAGCGGAAGCGTGGACCCCGGCGCCCTGACCTGGCTGCAGACGCGGCACCGTCTGTCCGCGGACGACATCGAGGACGTACTGAATCACCATTCCGGTCTGCTCGGCCTCTCCGGCACCTCCGACGACACTCGCGACCTTGTCCGCAGCCGGGCAGCGGGCGACGAGCGCGCCGCTCTCGCCCTGGACGTCTTCTCTCATCACTGTCGCCGCGGTATCGCTGCGATGGCCGCGTCCCTCGACCGGCTCGACGCCCTGGTCTTCACCGGGGAGATCGGCGAAGACCAGCCCGAGGTCCGCGAAGAGGTGTGCACCCGGCTCACCGCCCTCGGCCTGACCGGCGGCCTGCGCACGCCCGACGACGTGAGCCGTCCGGCAATCGTCAGCGGGCCGGGGGCGGACATACCGATCGTGGTCGTACCCA is a genomic window containing:
- a CDS encoding SDR family oxidoreductase, whose translation is MDISNSVALVTGANRGLGRAFAQRLLERGARTVYATARRPETVDLPGVEVLPLDITDPASVRAAAEAAPDVSLLINNAGISTGTDLVTGSLDAVRHELETNMFGHLGMIREFAPALARNGGGAIVNVLSAMSWFGGKGANAYHLTKAAAWAMTNGVRLELAEQGTLVTAVHLGLADTDMAAGWPVDKIAPSDLADAALDGVEAGSAEVLADQWSRDVKSRLPLTPEEFNAAMDRALAALLAV
- a CDS encoding HAD family hydrolase — encoded protein: MPLLMLDLDNTLVDRDAAFRDAVTAFLTEHRLPDTDLTWVMAADASGYTARPEVAAAMTDRYGGNVPATAIHDLLDRGAADRVVLTDSSREALDKAQAGGWTCVIVTNGRTAQQEAKIRRTGLDQLVQGWVISEEVGRKKPEPEIFHAAADTVGVPLTGAWVIGDSPHADIAGANALGLRSIWVSNGQPWAQDSNQPTHVAEDVATAIDYVNSAAR
- a CDS encoding response regulator transcription factor is translated as MTTQTIRLLLADDQDLIRGALSALLDIEDDFEVVAAVDRGDKVLDAARAHRPDVALLDVEMPGLDGIAAAAQLTAQLPACRVVILTTFGRPGYLRRAMASGAVGFVVKDAPPEALADAIRRVVRGERVVDPELAAATLTAGDSPFTARERDVLDAVRGGGSVADIAAALFLSEGTVRNYLSAVIAKTGTRNRMEALRVADERGWL
- a CDS encoding sensor histidine kinase — encoded protein: MDSYAAAATNRDPQRWSQGWRRMGLAAGMLAYPAATAVGVAQYTSGAVAVAGYGVVAAFSVCYVLAAIAFGSGARRSVQLSLAALTALFLAALPFAREFAFFLCAVVVSFAVLNWRQYAAVIIAVGTAGAITVPWAVRPWHSGPGWLEAVALVFTALTVYAFGEITRSNRALLETRAEVARLAQQAERDRIARDLHDLLGHSLTVITVKSGLARKLAAAGAERAVDEITEVEQLSRQVLADVRAAVSGYREVTLTGELARGRELLRAAGVTADLPPSTETVAPEHQELLGWAVREGLTNVVRHARASRCSVELSRACVEIRDDGLGGAAAPGNGLNGLRERVTAVGGTVDAGPARPRGWCLRVTLPERDHDNAGENAS
- a CDS encoding snapalysin family zinc-dependent metalloprotease — protein: MPLGTWLKAGTSATALVLAMAGAATAAPAGESSAAQAAAVTLRYDDSRATGWEAAIAAGVASWNANVSNVHLVEATPGTAAEIVIVATTGWPQATLGPVRPGRQVRVELGSQAVDQGYNKTRIAAHELGHSLGLPDTKPGPCSQLMSGSSAGTACTNATPNATERSRVQSAYASGIAAFAPADERILIDAP
- a CDS encoding S9 family peptidase gives rise to the protein MTESSGGPSTFRDLSALVAFPRVNSLALSVDGTRLVAAVQSLSGDGTRFVSGLWEIDPTGERDALRLTRSDKGESGPVFGPDGTLYFLSGRPAADGDDDEGAALWALPPRGEAVVVARHPGGIAAVTVARDSGAVCHTAGLLPGAADAEAHGKLRAARKDAKVTAILYESGPTRAWDHDLGPAEPHTFVRAGADAEPVVVGGQGIGLEDPGDAALSPDGTRVAYRRFMPGRVPDEHRTAVVVADAVSGEEIHDVGDLEHLYEAPRFTHDGSAVVCCRMRYPTYDDPWEATLVRIDLTDGSVQDLLPGFDNWPGGVACSPVDDTLFFTADEQGHAPVFRRDPDGGVTRLTASGAYGSLTVAPDGRTLYALRHAVDAPPTPVRIDAGAVDQTPAVLPAPGGVGELPGTLTEVHAEADDGFVLRGWLVLPEGASAERPAPLLVAVHGGPQSSWNGWTWRWNPWPFAARGYAVLLPDPALSTGYGQINHRRGWGQWGGRPYTDVIALTDATEARDDIDASRTALAGGSYGGYMANRVATSTDRFKAIISHAGLWDLRMFQGDTDVPWYFQRIFGDPLTRPERYEADSPHLDVAKIRTPMLVIHGSKDYRVPVGQGAALFQELQRHEVPAKYLYFPDENHWILKPNHTRVWYETFLNFLDHHVLGTEWQQPGLL
- a CDS encoding acetate/propionate family kinase; translated protein: MSAGNIGPVLVADSGSSSLRLTVFGDDGQVLAEHHSASAPGEEVSGLLRQLLARAPSPTAVGHRIVHGGSGLRSHVLVDDEVRAALGNVADLAPLHVRPALTVLDTARKLLPDVPHAACFDTVFHAGLPAAAREYAVPATWREEYGMRRYGFHGLSYAWALGRAAELLGQRPQQLHVVIAHLGGGCSACAVRNGTSVDTTMGFTPLEGLVMSHRSGSVDPGALTWLQTRHRLSADDIEDVLNHHSGLLGLSGTSDDTRDLVRSRAAGDERAALALDVFSHHCRRGIAAMAASLDRLDALVFTGEIGEDQPEVREEVCTRLTALGLTGGLRTPDDVSRPAIVSGPGADIPIVVVPTGEAQQIDHETRTLLRGP